One genomic region from Arthrobacter sp. YN encodes:
- the secF gene encoding protein translocase subunit SecF encodes MTTSFATFGHELYTGKRSYNFVNSKKIWFIIAAVAVALSILIPVAKGGFNLGIEFRGGSEFTVSNVSTTDASLGEKAVHDVVPGAIPRVANVAGNTMRIQTDQLTDDETNRIKDGLTSAYGVTENEVTSNFVGPTWGQDVTRQALIGLVVFVGLAAVLMALYFRTWKMSLSALVGMLVTMFITAGIYALSDFEVTPSAIIGFLTVLSYSLYDTVVVFDKIRENTADITTSTRRTFGEEVNLAINQTLVRSINTMMVAVLPVAAILFIGAGLLGAGTLRDLSLALFVGIIIGTAATIFIAAPLYAWLRQGEPELVKQAKKVAHRRADVTV; translated from the coding sequence ATGACGACGAGCTTCGCAACCTTCGGCCATGAGCTTTACACGGGTAAGCGCTCATACAACTTTGTAAATTCGAAGAAGATTTGGTTCATCATCGCGGCCGTCGCCGTGGCCCTCTCCATCCTCATCCCGGTGGCCAAGGGTGGTTTCAACCTTGGCATTGAGTTCCGTGGCGGCTCGGAGTTCACCGTTTCCAACGTGAGCACCACCGACGCGAGCCTTGGCGAAAAGGCCGTGCACGACGTCGTACCCGGCGCCATCCCGCGCGTGGCCAATGTCGCCGGCAACACCATGCGGATCCAGACGGACCAGTTGACCGACGACGAGACGAACCGCATCAAGGATGGCCTCACCAGCGCCTACGGGGTTACGGAAAACGAAGTGACCTCCAACTTCGTGGGTCCGACCTGGGGACAGGATGTCACGCGACAGGCGCTCATCGGCCTGGTGGTGTTCGTTGGTTTGGCGGCTGTCCTGATGGCCCTGTACTTCAGGACCTGGAAGATGTCGTTGTCGGCGTTGGTGGGCATGCTGGTCACCATGTTCATTACAGCGGGAATCTATGCCCTGAGTGACTTCGAAGTTACCCCGTCGGCCATTATCGGCTTCCTGACGGTCCTCAGCTACTCGCTGTACGACACCGTGGTGGTGTTCGACAAGATTCGTGAAAACACGGCGGACATCACCACCTCGACCCGCCGCACGTTCGGTGAAGAAGTTAACCTTGCCATCAACCAAACTCTGGTCCGCTCCATCAACACCATGATGGTGGCCGTCCTCCCTGTAGCAGCAATCCTCTTTATCGGTGCAGGCCTCCTGGGCGCTGGCACGCTGCGGGACCTCTCCCTGGCGTTGTTCGTGGGCATCATCATTGGTACGGCTGCCACGATCTTCATTGCGGCGCCCCTGTACGCGTGGCTGCGCCAGGGTGAGCCGGAACTCGTAAAGCAGGCCAAGAAGGTAGCCCACCGCCGGGCCGACGTCACCGTCTAG
- a CDS encoding DUF349 domain-containing protein, which produces MTDSQKSDETAVVANEEEAVEAIRPDHAETSVAPAAAQEPAPVDEAAAQTEAAAGDNPAPAATPGAEAAANEPAAPRPAPSAAPTPAALAARPKAPAAVVPAAPAVSAASLAEAAKWGRAEGDGHVFLTLDGEEIAVGQYPGVSPDEALGYFARKFDDIIAQVVLLEHRVESKAPATDMQKTVTHLREQLAERTMVGDIRSAETRLDALSTQIVELEKSEKAAHEAVRAGELAAREAIVSEAESIAGQDPAQIQWKTSSARMNELFETWKTAQKSGVRLGRSNEDALWKRFRSARTVFDRHRRAYFSQLDSNNSAAKSAKEALIAEAEALSTSTDWGFAAGEYRRLMDQWKATPRASRKDDDALWGRFRAAQDVFFSNRQAANDQIDQEYTANLVVKEQLVAEAQALLPIKDLNAAKKALQSIRDRWEDAGKVPRGDMGRIEAGLRKVEDAVKEAEEEKWRRSNPETKARTNSALSQLEAAIAGLKDDLEKAEKAGDQRRIKTAREALEARQAWLDQIQRSASDLA; this is translated from the coding sequence GTGACAGACAGTCAGAAATCCGACGAAACAGCAGTAGTGGCCAACGAAGAAGAAGCAGTCGAGGCGATCAGGCCCGACCATGCGGAAACCTCCGTCGCGCCGGCAGCTGCACAAGAACCAGCGCCTGTTGATGAGGCAGCAGCCCAGACCGAGGCAGCAGCCGGTGACAACCCGGCACCTGCAGCGACGCCCGGGGCCGAAGCAGCCGCCAATGAGCCGGCCGCACCGCGACCTGCCCCGTCAGCAGCCCCGACACCTGCAGCGCTTGCGGCCCGCCCCAAGGCTCCCGCCGCCGTCGTTCCCGCTGCCCCTGCCGTGTCCGCCGCGTCGCTTGCCGAGGCAGCCAAGTGGGGCCGCGCCGAAGGTGATGGCCACGTGTTCCTGACGCTGGATGGTGAGGAGATCGCCGTCGGCCAGTACCCGGGTGTCAGTCCCGACGAAGCACTGGGTTACTTCGCCCGGAAGTTCGACGACATTATTGCCCAGGTTGTCCTGTTGGAACACCGTGTGGAATCCAAGGCCCCGGCCACGGACATGCAAAAGACTGTCACCCATCTGCGCGAGCAACTTGCAGAGCGCACCATGGTGGGCGATATCCGGTCTGCGGAAACACGCCTGGATGCCCTTTCCACCCAGATCGTGGAGCTGGAAAAATCAGAGAAGGCTGCACACGAGGCTGTGCGGGCCGGCGAACTCGCTGCCCGCGAAGCAATCGTGTCCGAAGCCGAGTCCATTGCCGGGCAGGATCCTGCCCAGATTCAATGGAAGACCTCCAGCGCCCGCATGAACGAGTTGTTTGAAACCTGGAAGACGGCGCAGAAGAGCGGCGTACGTTTGGGGCGGAGCAACGAGGACGCATTGTGGAAGCGGTTCCGTTCGGCCCGCACAGTCTTTGACCGTCACCGCCGCGCCTACTTCTCGCAACTTGACAGCAACAATTCAGCAGCAAAGTCTGCCAAGGAAGCGCTGATCGCCGAGGCCGAGGCCCTCTCCACTTCCACCGATTGGGGATTCGCCGCCGGTGAATACCGCAGGCTGATGGACCAGTGGAAGGCAACGCCCCGCGCGAGCCGCAAGGATGACGACGCACTGTGGGGCCGGTTCCGCGCCGCACAGGACGTCTTCTTCAGCAACCGCCAGGCGGCCAACGACCAGATCGACCAGGAGTACACCGCGAACCTGGTGGTCAAGGAGCAGCTCGTAGCCGAAGCGCAGGCCCTGCTTCCCATCAAGGACCTCAACGCGGCCAAGAAGGCCCTCCAGTCCATCAGGGACCGCTGGGAAGATGCCGGCAAGGTTCCGCGTGGGGACATGGGACGCATCGAGGCCGGACTCCGCAAGGTTGAAGACGCCGTCAAGGAAGCCGAAGAAGAGAAGTGGCGCCGGAGCAACCCGGAGACCAAGGCGCGCACCAACAGCGCCCTCTCGCAACTGGAAGCTGCCATCGCCGGTCTCAAGGATGACCTTGAAAAGGCTGAAAAGGCAGGCGACCAGCGCCGTATCAAGACTGCCCGCGAGGCTTTGGAGGCCCGCCAGGCGTGGCTGGACCAGATTCAGCGCTCTGCCAGCGATCTCGCCTAG
- the secD gene encoding protein translocase subunit SecD produces MARTGPKNSARRVLTWLGAIFVVLTAVLGGGVLTGNASWAPKLALDLEGGTQMILAPRVDGSSEINEEQLNQAVAIIRQRVDGSGVAEAEISTQSGRNVVVSLPGTPSKETRDLIQASADMNFRPVITYGDPAAVPVESRTPDDQLNKPTAEPANASDVNWITPEVQKEFEALDCVNPSTERRERSDPAKPLVTCEAATAKTPALKYILGPVEVRGQDISDSTFSQVQGAQGSVTNSWGVNIVFNGDATEKFKAVTERLNQYYVAAQAQGTEDPKSQFAIVLDDKVISAPRSLAVITDGRPQITGDFTQATAKALSDQLRYGALPISFEIQSQEQISATLGGDQLRLGLLAGMIGLLLVVVYSLFQYRALGLVTIASLVVAGVLTYLAIAILGWTENYRLSLAGVAGLIVAIGQTADSFIVYFERIRDELREGRGLVSAVENGWKRAKRTVLASKAVNLLAAVVLYFVAVGNVRGFAFTLGLTAVADLIVVFMFTHPTLQLLARTKFFGEGHRFSGLSPDRLGAVPLYRGAGRLRSPEDKPAPVRPRNSGAAAEAERRMTIAERRLAEKGQLTGSSTATKEEK; encoded by the coding sequence ATGGCACGGACCGGCCCCAAAAATTCAGCCCGCAGGGTGCTGACCTGGCTTGGAGCAATATTCGTTGTACTCACCGCCGTCCTGGGTGGCGGAGTTTTGACTGGTAATGCCAGCTGGGCACCCAAGCTTGCCTTGGACCTCGAGGGCGGTACCCAGATGATCCTGGCGCCCAGGGTTGACGGATCCAGCGAGATCAACGAAGAGCAGCTCAACCAGGCAGTTGCGATCATCCGTCAGCGGGTTGATGGCTCGGGCGTTGCTGAAGCAGAGATCAGCACCCAGTCCGGCCGCAATGTTGTGGTCAGCCTCCCGGGTACACCTTCCAAGGAAACCCGCGACTTGATCCAGGCTTCGGCCGACATGAACTTCCGGCCTGTCATTACCTACGGAGATCCCGCGGCCGTCCCGGTGGAATCACGCACACCGGATGACCAGCTGAACAAGCCGACGGCGGAGCCGGCCAACGCGAGTGATGTCAACTGGATCACCCCCGAAGTCCAGAAGGAATTCGAAGCACTTGACTGCGTCAATCCTTCGACTGAAAGGCGTGAACGCTCCGATCCGGCCAAGCCCCTTGTAACCTGCGAAGCTGCCACAGCCAAGACTCCGGCCCTCAAGTACATCCTTGGACCGGTAGAAGTCCGGGGCCAGGACATCAGCGATTCCACTTTCTCCCAGGTGCAGGGCGCCCAGGGTTCGGTCACCAACTCCTGGGGTGTGAACATCGTCTTCAACGGGGATGCCACCGAGAAGTTCAAGGCCGTCACCGAGCGGCTCAACCAGTACTATGTGGCGGCCCAGGCGCAAGGAACTGAAGATCCCAAGTCCCAGTTCGCCATTGTCCTGGACGACAAAGTCATTTCCGCACCGCGTTCCCTGGCAGTGATCACGGACGGACGCCCGCAGATCACGGGAGACTTCACGCAGGCTACTGCCAAAGCGCTGTCCGATCAGCTCCGTTACGGTGCCCTGCCCATCAGCTTCGAGATCCAGTCACAGGAGCAGATTTCGGCCACCTTGGGTGGGGACCAGCTCCGGCTCGGGTTGTTGGCCGGCATGATCGGCTTACTGCTGGTGGTGGTCTATTCACTCTTCCAATACCGGGCCCTGGGCCTTGTCACCATCGCTTCCTTGGTGGTGGCCGGCGTCTTAACCTATCTGGCCATCGCGATCCTCGGCTGGACCGAGAACTATCGACTCTCCCTCGCCGGCGTGGCTGGTTTGATCGTGGCCATCGGCCAGACCGCTGACTCGTTCATCGTCTACTTCGAGCGTATCCGCGATGAATTGCGCGAAGGCCGCGGACTTGTTTCCGCGGTGGAGAACGGATGGAAGCGCGCCAAGCGAACGGTGCTGGCTTCCAAGGCGGTCAATCTCCTGGCTGCAGTTGTCCTCTACTTCGTGGCTGTGGGCAACGTCCGTGGTTTCGCGTTCACGCTCGGCTTGACGGCGGTTGCCGACCTCATTGTGGTGTTCATGTTTACGCACCCCACGCTGCAGCTCCTGGCGCGCACTAAGTTCTTCGGCGAAGGTCACAGGTTCTCCGGGCTTTCCCCTGACCGTTTGGGCGCAGTTCCCCTGTACCGTGGGGCCGGAAGGCTCCGCTCTCCCGAGGACAAGCCCGCGCCCGTGCGTCCGCGTAACAGCGGTGCCGCAGCTGAAGCAGAACGTCGCATGACCATCGCTGAACGGCGTCTTGCCGAAAAGGGCCAGCTGACTGGTTCCTCCACGGCAACCAAGGAGGAGAAGTAA
- the hisS gene encoding histidine--tRNA ligase, translating to MARTASLSGFPEWLPQERLVELHVLDTLRKTFELHGFSSIETRAVETVGQLLRKGEIDKEVYGLSRLQDDEGEAEKSDKADPNALALHFDLTVPFARYVVENAGYLAFPFRRYQIQKVWRGERPQEGRAREFTQADIDVVGDGELPFRYDVEIALVIAEALSALPIPDFRLRINNRKLAEGFYRGIGLTDTAGVLRSIDKLEKIGAARVAELLKSELGATDEQAGLALQLASIRTEDTSFVQQVRALGVTDELLEEGLNELEQVIQAAVQRAPGKVVADLSIARGLDYYTGTVVETVLVGHEQLGSICSGGRYDALASKGNRKFPGVGLSIGVTRLVSRILSQELATASRSVPTAVLVALNTDDSWSAAQDIAAQLRGRGIATEVAAKAEKFGKQIKFADRRGIPFVWFTDEDGKHQVKDIRTGEQIDADPAEWTPSEEDLYVRVTTA from the coding sequence ATGGCACGTACCGCCTCCCTGTCCGGATTCCCCGAGTGGCTTCCCCAGGAGCGGTTGGTGGAGCTCCATGTGCTGGATACACTCCGCAAGACGTTCGAGTTGCACGGGTTTTCGTCCATCGAGACCAGGGCAGTGGAAACTGTGGGGCAGTTGCTCCGCAAAGGCGAGATCGACAAAGAGGTTTACGGGCTCAGCCGGCTCCAGGATGACGAGGGTGAGGCTGAGAAGTCAGATAAAGCGGATCCCAACGCCTTGGCACTGCACTTCGACCTGACTGTTCCCTTCGCCCGTTACGTGGTGGAGAACGCCGGGTACCTGGCATTCCCGTTCCGCCGCTACCAGATCCAGAAGGTCTGGCGTGGCGAGCGGCCGCAGGAAGGCCGCGCCCGTGAGTTCACCCAGGCGGACATCGATGTGGTGGGCGACGGCGAGCTTCCGTTCCGCTATGACGTCGAGATTGCCCTGGTCATCGCCGAGGCACTGAGCGCCTTGCCGATTCCGGATTTCCGGCTCCGGATCAACAACCGGAAGCTGGCCGAGGGTTTCTATCGCGGCATCGGCCTGACGGACACTGCCGGGGTCCTGCGCAGCATCGACAAACTGGAAAAGATCGGCGCTGCGAGGGTGGCCGAGCTGTTGAAGAGCGAGCTCGGTGCCACGGACGAGCAAGCCGGCTTGGCCTTGCAATTGGCAAGTATCCGCACTGAAGACACCTCCTTCGTCCAGCAGGTACGCGCTTTGGGTGTCACTGATGAACTCCTGGAGGAAGGGCTCAACGAGCTGGAGCAGGTCATCCAGGCGGCCGTTCAGCGTGCCCCGGGCAAGGTGGTTGCCGATTTGAGCATCGCCCGCGGCTTGGATTACTACACCGGAACTGTCGTCGAAACCGTGTTGGTGGGCCACGAGCAGCTCGGTTCCATTTGCTCCGGTGGCCGCTATGACGCCCTGGCCAGCAAGGGCAACCGCAAGTTCCCCGGCGTCGGCCTTTCCATCGGTGTGACGCGGCTCGTATCGCGCATCCTAAGCCAGGAGCTGGCGACGGCCTCGCGCTCGGTCCCTACAGCGGTCCTGGTTGCCTTGAATACGGACGACAGCTGGTCTGCGGCGCAGGATATCGCGGCACAGTTGCGGGGGAGGGGCATTGCCACCGAAGTTGCTGCGAAGGCCGAGAAGTTCGGCAAGCAGATCAAGTTCGCCGACCGGCGCGGTATCCCGTTCGTGTGGTTTACCGACGAGGACGGCAAGCACCAGGTCAAGGACATCCGTACCGGCGAGCAGATTGACGCAGACCCCGCAGAATGGACGCCGTCGGAAGAGGACTTGTACGTCCGCGTCACCACCGCCTGA
- the ruvB gene encoding Holliday junction branch migration DNA helicase RuvB, whose product MAEQSLVNGGEEPEERVIEAALRPKNLHDFVGQHRVRKQLALVLEASKMRGRSADHVLMSGPPGLGKTTLAMIIAAEMNAPLRISSGPAIQHAGDLAAILSSLSEGEVLFLDEIHRMSRPAEEMLYMAMEDFRVDIVVGKGAGATAIPLELPPFTLVGATTRAGLLPGPLRDRFGFTGHLEFYSVAELELVLRRSAGLLDLKVNSAGFTEIAGRSRGTPRIANRLLRRVRDWALVHGIDQIDARSASAALDMYEVDARGLDRLDRSVLEALITKFNGGPVGLSTLAIAVGEEPETVETVAEPFLVREGLLGRTPRGRIAMASAWTHLGYAVPAGVFGQEALALFGEDENHAESVDTVG is encoded by the coding sequence GTGGCTGAGCAATCACTCGTCAACGGGGGAGAGGAGCCGGAAGAGCGGGTCATTGAGGCTGCGCTCCGCCCTAAGAACCTGCATGATTTCGTCGGCCAGCACCGCGTGCGTAAGCAACTGGCCCTGGTCCTCGAGGCCTCAAAGATGCGCGGACGCAGTGCCGACCACGTCTTGATGTCCGGCCCACCAGGCCTGGGCAAGACAACTCTGGCCATGATCATCGCGGCAGAAATGAACGCGCCATTGCGTATCAGCAGTGGTCCTGCCATCCAGCACGCCGGAGACCTCGCCGCCATCCTCTCCTCGCTTTCCGAGGGGGAGGTCCTGTTCCTGGATGAAATCCACCGGATGTCCAGGCCTGCAGAGGAAATGCTCTACATGGCCATGGAAGACTTCCGGGTGGACATTGTGGTGGGCAAGGGAGCCGGCGCTACGGCCATTCCCCTGGAGTTGCCTCCGTTTACGCTGGTAGGAGCCACCACCCGCGCAGGCCTCCTGCCGGGTCCGTTGCGTGACCGCTTCGGCTTCACAGGCCACCTCGAGTTCTACTCGGTTGCTGAACTGGAGCTCGTCCTTCGTCGATCTGCAGGCCTGCTGGACCTGAAGGTGAACTCGGCCGGGTTTACTGAGATCGCCGGTCGGTCGCGTGGTACTCCACGAATTGCCAACCGTCTCCTTCGCCGGGTCCGTGACTGGGCCCTGGTTCATGGCATTGACCAGATTGACGCCCGGTCTGCTTCAGCGGCTTTGGACATGTATGAAGTGGATGCGCGGGGACTGGACCGGCTGGACCGTTCCGTGCTGGAAGCGCTCATCACCAAGTTCAACGGCGGTCCTGTGGGGTTGTCCACACTGGCGATTGCCGTGGGAGAGGAACCGGAAACGGTGGAGACCGTGGCCGAGCCGTTTTTGGTGCGTGAAGGACTGCTGGGCCGAACGCCGCGTGGCCGCATCGCCATGGCTTCAGCGTGGACGCATCTCGGTTACGCCGTGCCGGCCGGAGTCTTCGGCCAGGAAGCCCTGGCACTCTTCGGCGAGGATGAAAACCACGCCGAAAGCGTAGATACCGTCGGTTAA
- the yajC gene encoding preprotein translocase subunit YajC, with amino-acid sequence MTILLFVMLGLFVFMMFRRNKKTQQQQAEMQSKFAPGVDVMTSFGLFGRIVSIDEAENKVVIELSPGNEATVHRQAVTKVVEAPAEEAPVVPDDASSLTTADAEAPAAVETPEETIARLNKEDKKDN; translated from the coding sequence ATGACCATATTGCTGTTCGTCATGCTTGGACTCTTTGTCTTCATGATGTTCCGCCGCAACAAGAAGACCCAGCAGCAGCAGGCTGAAATGCAGTCCAAGTTCGCTCCGGGCGTCGACGTCATGACCAGCTTCGGTCTCTTTGGCCGCATCGTCTCCATCGACGAAGCCGAGAACAAGGTTGTCATCGAACTTTCCCCGGGTAACGAGGCCACGGTTCACCGCCAGGCCGTCACCAAGGTAGTTGAAGCGCCCGCTGAGGAAGCCCCGGTTGTACCGGACGACGCTTCTTCCCTGACTACCGCAGATGCTGAAGCTCCTGCCGCAGTTGAGACGCCCGAAGAAACCATTGCGCGCCTCAACAAAGAGGACAAGAAGGACAACTAG
- a CDS encoding RelA/SpoT family protein yields the protein MEERATSAPPAGGEDGHNAVAVPATSMAGRTAGAVPVDTPGARPTFPGRRERTRSRLARLTGRGVAPYSPILEPLLRTVRANNPKEDFDLIQRAFAIAERSHQGQKRKSGDPYITHPVAVATILAELGMTGTTLAAALLHDTVEDTPYTLADLTRDFGPEVAMLVDGVTKLDKVSFGEAAQSETVRKMVVAMAKDIRVLMIKLADRLHNARTWRFVSAESSSRKARETLEIFAPLAHRLGMNTIKWELEDLSFAALYPKVYEEIVRMVGDRTPEREKSLSVIRNQIADDLRTARIKATITGRPKHYYSIYQKMIVRDKDFDDINDLMGVRVLVDSVRDCYAALGTLHSRWNPLPGRFKDYIAMPKFNMYQSLHTTVIGPGGKPVEIQIRTHEMHRRAEYGVAAHWKYKDQPNRTAQGPGSPRDGDMGWLRSLVDWQQETSDPGEFLDSLRYEINAREVFVFTPKGEVMALPAGSTPVDFAYAVHTEVGHRTIGARVNGKLVPLNSELNHGDWVEIFTSKAEGAGPSQDWQHFVKSARARNKIRQWFTKERREEAIDRGKDMLTRAMRKQNLPLQRLMTHDALSAVAEDFHYVDISGLYAGVGDGHTSAQSVMEKLVEHLGGHETPDEDLDEVSIPTQVAKSKFSDSGVIVRGVGDVWVKLARCCTPVPPDPILGFVTRGSGVSVHRTDCTNVSGLRDQPDRIVEVEWAPTQSSVFLVEIQVEALDRKSLLSDVTRILSENHVNILAASVHTSSDRVAISKFAFEMGDPKYLHHVLNAVRRIDGVFDVYRTTGNRRRS from the coding sequence GTGGAAGAACGTGCGACGTCGGCACCACCGGCGGGCGGGGAAGACGGCCACAATGCTGTGGCGGTTCCAGCAACAAGCATGGCTGGACGGACTGCGGGAGCTGTTCCGGTGGATACCCCTGGCGCGCGTCCAACCTTTCCGGGGCGCCGGGAGCGTACACGTTCCCGTTTGGCCCGTCTGACCGGCCGTGGCGTGGCTCCGTACTCTCCGATCCTCGAACCTTTGCTGCGGACAGTACGGGCCAACAACCCCAAAGAGGACTTTGACCTGATCCAGCGGGCCTTCGCCATAGCAGAGCGAAGCCACCAGGGCCAGAAACGCAAGAGTGGTGATCCCTACATCACCCATCCGGTGGCCGTGGCCACCATCCTGGCTGAACTCGGAATGACAGGCACCACTCTGGCGGCGGCGTTGCTTCACGACACCGTGGAGGACACCCCCTACACGCTGGCTGACCTGACGAGGGATTTTGGTCCCGAGGTTGCCATGCTGGTGGATGGCGTGACCAAACTGGACAAGGTCAGCTTTGGCGAAGCCGCGCAATCAGAGACCGTCCGCAAGATGGTTGTGGCCATGGCCAAGGACATTCGGGTCCTGATGATCAAGTTGGCGGACCGCCTGCACAACGCCCGTACGTGGCGCTTTGTCTCCGCTGAGTCTTCCTCGCGCAAGGCTCGTGAAACGCTGGAGATCTTTGCCCCCCTGGCTCACCGCCTGGGCATGAACACCATCAAGTGGGAGCTCGAAGACCTGTCCTTCGCTGCCCTGTACCCCAAGGTGTACGAGGAAATCGTGCGCATGGTGGGGGACCGTACGCCTGAGCGCGAGAAGAGCCTCAGTGTCATCCGCAACCAGATAGCAGATGATTTGCGCACCGCCAGGATCAAGGCGACCATCACCGGGCGTCCCAAGCACTACTACTCGATTTACCAGAAGATGATCGTCCGGGATAAGGACTTCGACGACATCAACGACCTCATGGGCGTGCGCGTCCTGGTGGACTCGGTCCGGGACTGTTACGCAGCACTGGGTACCCTGCATTCGCGATGGAATCCCCTTCCGGGGCGGTTCAAGGACTACATCGCCATGCCCAAGTTCAACATGTACCAATCGCTGCACACCACGGTGATCGGCCCGGGCGGCAAGCCCGTGGAGATCCAAATCCGAACCCATGAAATGCATCGCCGGGCCGAGTACGGTGTGGCAGCGCACTGGAAGTACAAGGACCAGCCAAACCGCACGGCGCAGGGCCCCGGCAGCCCGCGCGACGGGGACATGGGCTGGTTGAGGTCCCTGGTGGACTGGCAGCAGGAAACGTCGGACCCCGGCGAGTTCCTGGACTCCCTGCGTTACGAAATTAATGCACGCGAAGTTTTCGTCTTCACCCCGAAGGGTGAGGTCATGGCTCTGCCCGCGGGATCGACTCCCGTTGATTTTGCCTACGCCGTCCACACGGAGGTCGGCCACAGGACCATCGGGGCCCGCGTCAACGGCAAGCTGGTCCCGCTCAACAGTGAGCTGAACCATGGCGACTGGGTGGAGATCTTCACGTCCAAGGCTGAAGGAGCCGGTCCCAGCCAGGACTGGCAACACTTCGTCAAGTCGGCACGTGCACGCAACAAGATCCGCCAGTGGTTCACCAAGGAACGCCGCGAAGAAGCAATCGATCGCGGCAAGGACATGCTGACGCGGGCCATGCGGAAGCAAAACCTGCCGTTGCAGCGCCTGATGACGCACGATGCCTTGTCTGCGGTGGCCGAGGACTTCCACTACGTTGATATCTCCGGTCTCTATGCGGGCGTCGGTGATGGACATACGTCCGCCCAATCCGTGATGGAAAAACTCGTCGAGCACTTGGGAGGCCACGAGACTCCGGATGAAGACCTCGACGAAGTCAGCATTCCGACGCAGGTTGCCAAGTCCAAATTCTCGGACTCCGGAGTCATCGTCCGTGGTGTGGGCGACGTCTGGGTCAAACTGGCCCGTTGTTGCACACCCGTTCCACCGGACCCCATCCTGGGATTCGTCACCCGCGGCTCGGGTGTCTCCGTCCACCGGACCGATTGCACCAACGTTTCGGGACTCCGGGACCAGCCGGACAGAATCGTGGAAGTGGAGTGGGCTCCCACACAGTCGAGCGTCTTCCTGGTGGAAATCCAGGTGGAGGCGTTGGACCGTAAATCCCTGTTGTCCGACGTGACGCGGATTCTGTCCGAGAACCACGTGAACATCCTCGCTGCCTCGGTCCACACCTCGAGCGACAGGGTTGCCATCTCGAAGTTCGCTTTTGAAATGGGCGACCCCAAGTACTTGCACCACGTCCTGAATGCCGTACGCCGCATTGATGGCGTCTTTGATGTCTACCGCACCACAGGTAACAGGCGGCGGAGCTAG
- a CDS encoding peptidylprolyl isomerase encodes MATRSRDDREAKRRIRQMEAKRALRQEQGKRRKRDNTIAIGAGTAAVILAVVLQLTVFNSNPTEAEFAAAEAGISSPSASPSASASNSPDVPSRDTAAGKTFTGELALNSGVLGIELNGTAAPQAAAVLKSLSDASYYNGKFCHRLTTSETFGLLQCGAPSEDGADDPNYRWGPLENTPADNKYPAGTIAVARSGNNAYGNGHQFFIVYKDTTIPADTAGGYTVVGKVTSGLDVVTNIAAAGLKTGESTSDGAPVAPVTIDSFSVK; translated from the coding sequence TTGGCAACAAGGTCGCGGGATGACCGCGAAGCGAAACGTCGCATCAGGCAGATGGAAGCCAAGCGCGCCCTGCGGCAGGAACAGGGCAAGCGACGCAAACGCGACAACACCATCGCCATCGGCGCGGGTACAGCGGCAGTGATCCTCGCCGTCGTGCTTCAACTGACCGTCTTCAACTCCAACCCCACCGAGGCTGAGTTCGCTGCTGCAGAAGCGGGCATAAGCTCTCCGTCCGCTTCTCCGTCTGCGTCTGCGTCCAACAGTCCGGACGTTCCCAGCCGTGATACCGCAGCGGGTAAAACCTTCACCGGTGAGCTGGCGCTGAACAGCGGCGTGCTGGGCATCGAACTGAACGGCACTGCGGCACCGCAGGCCGCCGCAGTCCTCAAGTCATTGAGCGACGCCAGCTACTACAACGGAAAGTTCTGCCACCGCCTGACGACCTCGGAAACCTTCGGACTGCTGCAGTGCGGCGCCCCGTCCGAAGACGGCGCGGACGACCCCAACTACCGATGGGGTCCGCTGGAAAACACGCCCGCAGACAACAAGTACCCGGCAGGAACGATTGCAGTGGCCCGCAGCGGGAACAACGCCTACGGCAACGGGCACCAGTTCTTCATCGTCTACAAGGACACCACCATTCCTGCTGACACGGCCGGTGGATACACCGTAGTGGGCAAGGTAACAAGCGGCTTGGACGTGGTCACCAACATCGCCGCAGCAGGCCTGAAAACCGGCGAAAGCACCAGTGACGGCGCCCCTGTGGCACCTGTCACGATAGACTCGTTTTCTGTGAAGTAA